The Leucothrix mucor DSM 2157 DNA window AGATGAGCTTTTAGCTGAGTCATCATTGCCCGCAACATCGCGCTTAGCATTGCGGCTATCCTTATTATCTACTGCATCATCATTAGATTTGGATGAAGAAGAGCGATCTTTAGTCTTATTGCGTGACTGCTGTGAACGACTATTCGTATTGTTGCTAGATCGACTATTTTTTCTATCCGTCGATGTTGAACGACTCTCACTTGGCTTTCTGACCGGCTTCGGCTGGTCCGCCTCAGCGTCTTTAGTCGCACCAAACAACGTCGCGATAATACGAGTAATCAGGCCTGGCTTATTGCTACCCGTTGGGGTTGGTGTAGCTGGGTGAACCTGAGACACAATTGGCTGCGCCTGAGCTTGTACAGTCGGCTCAGTGTGACCAGCGTGACCATCAGCAGATGTATCCGCTTGCTTCATACGCAAATACGTCTTAGGAAGGTCTTCAACATCTTCTTCCTTAAGGCGAGTAATTTCGTAATGCGGTGTTTCAAGATTTGGATTCGGGATAATCGTCATTTGAATACCATGACGTTCCTGAATATCATTCAACGGCTTACGCTTCTCGTTTAACAAGAAGGTCGCGACTGCAACAGGCGTTTCCGCAACAACTTGAACCGTCAGATCCTTCATTGCTTCTTCTTCCATCAAACGCATAATGGACAGTGCTAATGATTCAACGCCACGGATGGTGCCTTCACCACTACAACGTGGGCAGATAATCTGGCTAGACTCACCCAAAGAAGGACGCAGACGTTGGCGAGACATTTCCAACAAGCCAAAGCGTGAAATACGACCGACCTGAACGCGTGCACGGTCCATCTTAAGTGCGTCACGCAAGCGGCGTTCAACTTCACGCTGGTTACGGTTAGGGAGCATATCAATGAAGTCGATAACAACCAATCCACCCAAATCACGCAAACGTAATTGACGGGCAACCTCATCGGCTGCTTCAAGATTGGTATTCAGCGCAGTTTCTTCGATACCCTGGCCACGAGTCGCACGAGCCGAGTTAACATCGATAGAGATCAATGCTTCCGTATGATCGATTACAATCGCACCACCAGAAGGCAAGTTAACCTGGCGATGGAACGCTGAGTCAATTTGATTTTCTACTTGATAGCGGCTGAATAGTGGCACGGTATCCGTGTACATTTTCAGCTTGCGCAAATTCTGAGGCATTACTGCAGAAATAAAATCATGCGCTTGCTGATAGACACGTTCGTTGTCGATCAGGATCTCGCCGATATCATTTCGGAAGTAATCGCGAAGTGCGCGAATGATGACGTTACTTTCTTGATACAACAGAACTGGCGCAGGGTGCTGAGCATTAGCATCTGAAATCGCCTGCCACAGTGTCTTAAGATATTCCATATCCCAAGTCAGCTCATCAAGCTCACGACCAACACCTGCAGTACGCACAATTGCGCCCATGCCTTCAGGAATATCTAACTGAGAGAGGATGTCGCGAATCTTGTGACGATCATCTCCTTCGATACGACGGGATACACCACCAGCGCGAGGGTTGTTAGGCATCAGAACTAAGTAACGACCAGCAAGGCTGATATGAGTCGTTAGTGCGGCACCTTTATTACCACGCTCTTCCTTATCAACCTGAACTAGTAGCTCTTGGCCTTCTTTAAGAACAGCACGGATATTCGGGCGGCCTTCGATTTTCTTGCCGTTAGTATTCCAGTAATCTTTTGAGATTTCCTTGAATGGCAGGAAGCCGTGGCGGTCAGCGCCGTAGTTGACGAATGCAGCCTCTAAGCTAGGCTCGAGACGGGTAATAATACCCTTGTAAATATTGGATTTTTTCTGTGTACGATTGGGATGTTCAATATCAAGATCATAAAGATACTGACCATCAACCATTGCCACACGAATCTCTTCGGACTGCGTAGCGTTAATTACTATTCTTTTCATGTAAGTTGTGGGCTTCCTGTTATTGGAATAACAGTCCACTAAGCCATGTGTCTTGTTACTCTCGCAGTAACAACACTGTATCCGTTTCCCTAAACGCTGGGTTTCCGGCAGGGCAACACGTCGTTCGATCGGGCTTGATTATGGTTATCTCCCGGCGTTCGTAGGTGTAGCGCTGATTTAAAAGACCACACGGATAATCGTGGGGCTTTTGAATTCTTGTTCAACTAACGATAATTATCATCAGTACTGGCAAAGGAACTGTTATCAAGATGGCGAAATCGCTGCATCTTTGTCCAGTTTTAATCTGTCTGTTTGACTTAATGTCCAGACAACATGGTAGAGGCTCGTCGGTAGAAAAACGAGCGTCCGAGTATTAGCTTTGGATAGGGATTGCAATGAATTACGAAAGTCAATTGATTTTGTAATCAGCAGCCCCGATCCTGCATCTCATTGAAATACCCGCTGAATATAACAACTTTGTTACACTGCAGCAATACATATATCATG harbors:
- a CDS encoding Rne/Rng family ribonuclease — encoded protein: MKRIVINATQSEEIRVAMVDGQYLYDLDIEHPNRTQKKSNIYKGIITRLEPSLEAAFVNYGADRHGFLPFKEISKDYWNTNGKKIEGRPNIRAVLKEGQELLVQVDKEERGNKGAALTTHISLAGRYLVLMPNNPRAGGVSRRIEGDDRHKIRDILSQLDIPEGMGAIVRTAGVGRELDELTWDMEYLKTLWQAISDANAQHPAPVLLYQESNVIIRALRDYFRNDIGEILIDNERVYQQAHDFISAVMPQNLRKLKMYTDTVPLFSRYQVENQIDSAFHRQVNLPSGGAIVIDHTEALISIDVNSARATRGQGIEETALNTNLEAADEVARQLRLRDLGGLVVIDFIDMLPNRNQREVERRLRDALKMDRARVQVGRISRFGLLEMSRQRLRPSLGESSQIICPRCSGEGTIRGVESLALSIMRLMEEEAMKDLTVQVVAETPVAVATFLLNEKRKPLNDIQERHGIQMTIIPNPNLETPHYEITRLKEEDVEDLPKTYLRMKQADTSADGHAGHTEPTVQAQAQPIVSQVHPATPTPTGSNKPGLITRIIATLFGATKDAEADQPKPVRKPSESRSTSTDRKNSRSSNNTNSRSQQSRNKTKDRSSSSKSNDDAVDNKDSRNAKRDVAGNDDSAKSSSSSSSKKPRQSNRNKSSNNADNKGNDKQSNTDHRKDTQTTAAVDADVAKGQESVTPEKTEKKKSSRSRGKSRRAPKETSTVVDQAQSEQTPLEITIPLDRSGDDNKSSAKESNTSGSRKSNSEKVDINKPVTSSANKQVESVEAPAEATATDSADAAKVAAASAVVVADSTDTNAAPEEATETTSKPTKTRSRSRSRKPRSYSKAKTEAQDQTSENTSTDASVNADTSATTDTNSANQITDSKAEANKATAESSAKDSVAEATSSPKADEVKVSTDSASKVDEAKVSSVVEAKADDSKASTDSAPKADEAKAGSDVAAKTSEAKTSSDVATKPNASAQAELTLVEPTTPKAEAASPEPVKAEKSVEAAPKLEATEAPAKTTTSTRKTRRSSSKSNKPSATEAPKAEASESKVAESPTVESAPKSPVVDEQPVAVAPKPVTPVVPAAPVAPVTTTKTTRRSASAQTAPKPKPVVEAVAESVEKIVPIVPEIPKSVIKTSKKVVSSSAVAVAEVESAATALVKPVELVESAPEAPSTQDEPK